One part of the Lycium ferocissimum isolate CSIRO_LF1 chromosome 8, AGI_CSIRO_Lferr_CH_V1, whole genome shotgun sequence genome encodes these proteins:
- the LOC132067860 gene encoding probable mitochondrial-processing peptidase subunit beta, mitochondrial, whose protein sequence is MTRAHIQDYISTHYGAHRMVVSAAGAVKHEDVVEQVKKHFTKLSSNPITTSQLVADEPAIFTGSEIRIIDDDLPLAQFAVAFSGASWTDPDSIALMVMQQMLGSWNKTSGGGKHMGSELVQRVAINELAESVMAFNTNYKDTGLFGVYAEAKPDCLSDLAYVMMNAICKLSYRVSEADVVRARNQLKSSLMLHIDGSGPTAEDIGRQLITYGRRIPYAELFARIDSVDAGTIKRVANRFIFDRDIAISARGPIQDLPDYNWFRRRTYWLRY, encoded by the exons ATGACAAGAGCTCATATTCAAGATTACATTTCAACCCACTATGGTGCTCATAGAATG GTAGTTTCTGCTGCTGGAGCTGTGAAGCATGAAGATGTCGTTGAGCAAGTGAAGAAACATTTTACAAAACTATCATCTAATCCTATTACCACTTCCCAATTGGTGGCAGATGAGCCAGCAATATTTACAGGTTCAGAG ATACGTATCATAGACGATGATCTGCCTCTTGCTCAATTCGCTGTTGCATTTAGTGGAGCATCATGGACAGACCCTGATTCCATAGCTCTGATGGTCATGCAACAAATGCTGGGATCATGGAACAAAACTTCAGGAGGAGGAAAGCACATGGG TTCTGAGCTTGTACAAAGGGTGGCCATTAATGAGCTAGCTGAGAGTGTGATGGCTTTTAACACCAACTACAAGGATACAGGTCTGTTTGGTGTCTACGCTGAAGCCAAG CCTGATTGCTTGAGTGACTTAGCTTATGTCATGATGAATGCAATATGCAAGTTAAGTTACAGAGTGTCTGAAGCTGATGTGGTTCGCGCACGTAATCAG CTGAAATCTTCTTTAATGCTCCACATTGATGGATCGGGCCCTACTGCTGAAGACATTGGACGGCAG TTAATAACGTATGGCCGCAGAATTCCATATGCTGAGTTATTTGCCAGAATTGACAGTGTCGATGCCGGAACTATCAAGCGAGTTGCAAATCGTTTTATTTTTGACAGG GACATTGCAATATCAGCAAGGGGACCAATTCAGGATTTGCCTGATTATAACTGGTTCAGACGCAGGACATACTGGCTGCGTTACTAG
- the LOC132066805 gene encoding zinc finger protein ZAT4: MEEDQDLKFVCKLCNKKYPCGKSLGGHMRSHVLANSVEFDERVEPKLEKLQSKFELGGQSGYGLRENPKKTWRAVDSTSPLPQDKVCKQCGKVFQSLKALCGHMACHSEKLLMDSNSDSEADYEEETSRSKSKRYKRIVVKSSNYCLVNNNNSNTVNNGSSFVSEIDYEQDQEEIAKCLMMLSRDSWTCNGVNSVVESSDNNSVVLETKSSSTDMRFVRKDRLKCVYNQDETPATKKREENESENSDSGYFLDENTIVESDVSVDGVHRNGNSKWITWKDLTEGCEYDDCPISSYADKCEPRKRTKDSSSHPELGNKSFKKIKLGPKSPEGSKDIQKKKYECLNCKKIFSSYQALGGHRPCHKKTNGYLESINGTGESSLDDDKHRETFSSRKPASAKIKPKKSKGHECPFCDRIFKSGQALGGHKRSHFIVGTEQNMNQSSVVKKNVNDLIDLNLPAPVDDDDDEHAHLVSW, translated from the coding sequence ATGGAAGAAGatcaagatttgaagtttgTTTGCAAGTTGTGTAACAAAAAGTATCCTTGTGGTAAGTCATTAGGGGGTCACATGAGATCTCATGTTCTTGCAAATTCAGTTGAATTTGATGAAAGAGTTGAACCCAAACTTGAAAAGTTGcaatcaaaatttgaacttggTGGGCAATCAGGTTATGGACTTAGAGAGAATCCCAAGAAAACTTGGAGGGCTGTTGATTCAACTTCACCTTTACCTCAAGATAAAGTTTGTAAGCAATGTGGTAAAGTATTTCAATCACTTAAAGCTTTGTGTGGTCATATGGCTTGTCATTCAGAAAAGTTGTTAATGGATAGCAATTCAGATAGTGAGGCTGATTATGAAGAGGAGACAAGTAGATCAAAGTCTAAGAGGTACAAGAGAATTGTGGTTAAGTCTTCTAATTACTGTTTagtgaataataataatagtaatactgTTAATAATGGTTCATCATTTGTTTCTGAGATTGATTATGAGCAAGATCAAGAGGAAATAGCTAAGTGTTTGATGATGTTGTCTAGGGATTCATGGACTTGTAATGGTGTTAATTCAGTTGTTGAGTCTTCTGATAATAATTCTGTTGTTTTAGAGACTAAATCATCCTCTACTGACATGAGATTTGTTAGAAAGGATAGGTTGAAATGTGTTTATAATCAAGATGAAACACCGGCAAccaagaaaagggaagaaaatgaaTCCGAGAACTCTGATTCTGGATACTTTTTAGATGAAAATACTATAGTTGAATCGGATGTCTCTGTCGATGGAGTCCATAGAAATGGCAATAGCAAATGGATCACTTGGAAGGATCTAACTGAGGGATGTGAATATGATGATTGCCCGATATCTTCATATGCAGATAAATGTGAACCAAGAAAGAGGACtaaggatagttcttctcatccAGAATTGGGGAATAAGTCCTTTAAGAAGATAAAGCTTGGCCCTAAAAGTCCTGAAGGATCCAAAGATATTCAAAAAAAGAAGTATGAGTGCTTGAACTGCAAGAAGATTTTTAGCTCTTATCAGGCTCTTGGTGGACATAGACCCTGTCATAAAAAGACGAATGGCTATCTCGAGTCAATAAATGGAACTGGTGAAAGTAGCCTTGACGATGACAAGCATAGGGAGACATTTAGTAGTAGAAAACCGGCTTCTGCTAAGATTAAGCCTAAGAAATCCAAAGGGCATGAATGTCCATTTTGTGACCGGATTTTCAAGTCTGGTCAAGCTTTAGGTGGCCACAAAAGGTCCCATTTTATTGTTGGTACTGAGCAGAACATGAATCAATCTTCAGTAGTCAAGAAAAACGTCAACGATTTAATTGATCTTAATCTTCCTGCTCCTgttgatgatgacgatgatgagcATGCACACCTTGTGTCATGGTAG